A single window of Ananas comosus cultivar F153 linkage group 19, ASM154086v1, whole genome shotgun sequence DNA harbors:
- the LOC109725265 gene encoding uncharacterized TPR repeat-containing protein At2g32450-like isoform X3: MVTPVRTFAGAPARREKVRRIFELFDADGDGALGRSELSALVAAVNPGVVFTADQLCSVLDAVFRSYAGAADADRLSLAGLLRSYDDGAGDVDRDFAALFPDLAPSPKPSPSPSPSPNGPLSPLASPIHEIAFDSTRAAVARLEALIKNRDGGFAKGLREIRANLDRSGAVEAASEGHVAIGRALFRARLLPDAVDCFRRAAELSPADPRAHFRLGTALSALDRPRDARRSLSAALETASADALRWQALLPQIRVNLGVVLEREGLLLAAAEHYRAAARLCPTHYRALKLLGSALCGAGEHLRAVAALEEALLLKPDFPDALCDLGAALHAAGERDRAAQCFDRALQLDAAHADAAFNLGGVFKDMGLYGPAVEAYGRALVSRPDHWAAELNRAAVLLGAGQPAAAKKALEEAYKRTKRVELYDAILYVKKHQRWLRLREGNGVDFAVVDPSAFKTADRRTTHARCLTDALCIRDIQKITRLGRIDANLLRREMGGRERVATKAELEGILRKLLHFLNVESFQEAMKSSPLYARARQKIAKVLPSISSLIMEDSTAEYLKLMLPYI, from the exons ATGGTCACCCCGGTGCGGACGTTCGCCGGAGCTCCTGCGAGACGGGAGAAGGTGCGGCGCATCTTCGAGCTCTTCGATGCCGACGGCGACGGCGCCCTAGGCCGGTCGGAGTTGTCGGCGCTCGTGGCTGCCGTCAACCCCGGCGTCGTCTTCACAGCCGACCAGCTCTGCTCAGTCCTCGACGCCGTCTTCCGCTCCTACGCCGGCGCCGCTGACGCCGACCGCCTCTCCCTCGCCGGCCTCCTCCGCTCCTACGacgacggcgccggcgacgtCGACCGCGACTTCGCCGCCCTCTTCCCCGACCTCGCCCCAAGCCCTAAGcctagccctagccctagccctagccccAATGGTCCTCTCAGCCCCCTTGCCTCCCCCATCCACGAGATCGCCTTCGACTCCACCCGCGCGGCGGTGGCGCGGCTGGAAGCCCTAATCAAGAACCGCGATGGGGGATTCGCGAAGGGGTTGAGGGAGATCAGGGCGAATCTCGACCGTTCGGGAGCGGTCGAGGCGGCGTCAGAGGGCCACGTGGCGATCGGCCGCGCCCTCTTCCGCGCGCGGCTTCTCCCCGACGCCGTCGACTGCTTCCGCCGCGCCGCGGAGCTCTCCCCCGCGGACCCGCGCGCGCACTTCCGCCTCGGCACCGCGCTCTCCGCGCTGGATCGGCCTCGCGACGCCCGGCGCAGCCTCTCCGCCGCGCTCGAGACGGCGTCGGCGGACGCGCTGCGCTGGCAAGCGCTCCTCCCCCAGATCCGCGTGAACCTCGGCGTCGTCCTCGAGCGCGAGGGCCTCCTCCTCGCCGCGGCCGAGCACTACCGCGCCGCCGCGCGCCTCTGCCCCACCCACTACCGCGCCCTCAAGCTTCTCGGCAGCGCCCTCTGCGGCGCGGGGGAGCACCTCCGCGCCGTGGCCGCGCTGGAGGAAGCGCTCCTCCTGAAGCCGGATTTCCCGGACGCACTCTGCGACCTGGGCGCCGCGCTCCACGCCGCGGGCGAGCGCGACCGCGCGGCGCAGTGCTTTGACAGGGCTCTTCAGCTCGACGCCGCCCATGCCGACGCGGCGTTCAACCTCGGCGGCGTGTTTAAGGACATGGGCCTGTACGGACCCGCTGTGGAGGCGTACGGACGCGCCCTCGTGTCTCGGCCGGACCACTGGGCGGCCGAGCTGAACCGGGCCGCCGTGCTCCTCGGCGCTGGCCAGCCGGCCGCAGCCAAGAAGGCTCTGGAGGAGGCCTACAAGCGAACAAAGCGGGTCGAGCTCTACGATGCGATCTTATACGTGAAGAAGCACCAGAGGTGGCTTAGGCTTAGAGAAGGTAACGGTGTCGATTTTGCGGTCGTTGATCCTTCTGCGTTCAAAACAGCAGATAGGAGAACAACGCATGCGAGGTGTTTGACGGATGCTCTCTGTATAAGGGACATCCAGAAGATTACCCGGTTAGGCCGAATCGATGCTAATTTGCTTCGGAGGGAGATGGGAGGGCGGGAGAGAGTGGCTACGAAGGCCGAATTGGAGGGGATTCTAAGGAAGCTTCTCCATTTCCTCAACGTCGAATCATTTCAGGAGGCGATGAAG TCGTCGCCCCTATATGCACGGGCCCGCCAGAAAATCGCAAAGGTGTTGCCTTCGATTTCCTCTCTGATAATGGAGGATTCAACGGCCGAATATCTAAAACTGATGCTTCCATATATTTGA
- the LOC109725265 gene encoding uncharacterized TPR repeat-containing protein At2g32450-like isoform X1: protein MVTPVRTFAGAPARREKVRRIFELFDADGDGALGRSELSALVAAVNPGVVFTADQLCSVLDAVFRSYAGAADADRLSLAGLLRSYDDGAGDVDRDFAALFPDLAPSPKPSPSPSPSPNGPLSPLASPIHEIAFDSTRAAVARLEALIKNRDGGFAKGLREIRANLDRSGAVEAASEGHVAIGRALFRARLLPDAVDCFRRAAELSPADPRAHFRLGTALSALDRPRDARRSLSAALETASADALRWQALLPQIRVNLGVVLEREGLLLAAAEHYRAAARLCPTHYRALKLLGSALCGAGEHLRAVAALEEALLLKPDFPDALCDLGAALHAAGERDRAAQCFDRALQLDAAHADAAFNLGGVFKDMGLYGPAVEAYGRALVSRPDHWAAELNRAAVLLGAGQPAAAKKALEEAYKRTKRVELYDAILYVKKHQRWLRLREGNGVDFAVVDPSAFKTADRRTTHARCLTDALCIRDIQKITRLGRIDANLLRREMGGRERVATKAELEGILRKLLHFLNVESFQEAMKVINEKILTILDATSSGKIDLSMFFAVVAPICTGPPENRKGVAFDFLSDNGGFNGRISKTDASIYLKYMRVIYFQNSQSFSDPVELGGQEEDRAKILFSEFVGIFDDADRGFGILPIVIKLEAMDNARNSRQACGVCKYQIGGLMFKEIACHFWLCSSCYSEHKVPSAFRKDEYVFKEYMIDNSR from the exons ATGGTCACCCCGGTGCGGACGTTCGCCGGAGCTCCTGCGAGACGGGAGAAGGTGCGGCGCATCTTCGAGCTCTTCGATGCCGACGGCGACGGCGCCCTAGGCCGGTCGGAGTTGTCGGCGCTCGTGGCTGCCGTCAACCCCGGCGTCGTCTTCACAGCCGACCAGCTCTGCTCAGTCCTCGACGCCGTCTTCCGCTCCTACGCCGGCGCCGCTGACGCCGACCGCCTCTCCCTCGCCGGCCTCCTCCGCTCCTACGacgacggcgccggcgacgtCGACCGCGACTTCGCCGCCCTCTTCCCCGACCTCGCCCCAAGCCCTAAGcctagccctagccctagccctagccccAATGGTCCTCTCAGCCCCCTTGCCTCCCCCATCCACGAGATCGCCTTCGACTCCACCCGCGCGGCGGTGGCGCGGCTGGAAGCCCTAATCAAGAACCGCGATGGGGGATTCGCGAAGGGGTTGAGGGAGATCAGGGCGAATCTCGACCGTTCGGGAGCGGTCGAGGCGGCGTCAGAGGGCCACGTGGCGATCGGCCGCGCCCTCTTCCGCGCGCGGCTTCTCCCCGACGCCGTCGACTGCTTCCGCCGCGCCGCGGAGCTCTCCCCCGCGGACCCGCGCGCGCACTTCCGCCTCGGCACCGCGCTCTCCGCGCTGGATCGGCCTCGCGACGCCCGGCGCAGCCTCTCCGCCGCGCTCGAGACGGCGTCGGCGGACGCGCTGCGCTGGCAAGCGCTCCTCCCCCAGATCCGCGTGAACCTCGGCGTCGTCCTCGAGCGCGAGGGCCTCCTCCTCGCCGCGGCCGAGCACTACCGCGCCGCCGCGCGCCTCTGCCCCACCCACTACCGCGCCCTCAAGCTTCTCGGCAGCGCCCTCTGCGGCGCGGGGGAGCACCTCCGCGCCGTGGCCGCGCTGGAGGAAGCGCTCCTCCTGAAGCCGGATTTCCCGGACGCACTCTGCGACCTGGGCGCCGCGCTCCACGCCGCGGGCGAGCGCGACCGCGCGGCGCAGTGCTTTGACAGGGCTCTTCAGCTCGACGCCGCCCATGCCGACGCGGCGTTCAACCTCGGCGGCGTGTTTAAGGACATGGGCCTGTACGGACCCGCTGTGGAGGCGTACGGACGCGCCCTCGTGTCTCGGCCGGACCACTGGGCGGCCGAGCTGAACCGGGCCGCCGTGCTCCTCGGCGCTGGCCAGCCGGCCGCAGCCAAGAAGGCTCTGGAGGAGGCCTACAAGCGAACAAAGCGGGTCGAGCTCTACGATGCGATCTTATACGTGAAGAAGCACCAGAGGTGGCTTAGGCTTAGAGAAGGTAACGGTGTCGATTTTGCGGTCGTTGATCCTTCTGCGTTCAAAACAGCAGATAGGAGAACAACGCATGCGAGGTGTTTGACGGATGCTCTCTGTATAAGGGACATCCAGAAGATTACCCGGTTAGGCCGAATCGATGCTAATTTGCTTCGGAGGGAGATGGGAGGGCGGGAGAGAGTGGCTACGAAGGCCGAATTGGAGGGGATTCTAAGGAAGCTTCTCCATTTCCTCAACGTCGAATCATTTCAGGAGGCGATGAAGGTGATCAACGAGAAGATTTTGACCATTCTAGATGCTACAAGTTCAGGAAAGATTGACCTTAGTATGTTCTTTGCAGTCGTCGCCCCTATATGCACGGGCCCGCCAGAAAATCGCAAAGGTGTTGCCTTCGATTTCCTCTCTGATAATGGAGGATTCAACGGCCGAATATCTAAAACTGATGCTTCCATATATTTGAAGTACATGAGGGTGATATACTTCCAAAATTCACAGTCATTCAGTGATCCGGTTGAACTTGGTGGGCAAGAAGAAGATCGCGCGAAAATATTGTTCTCAGAGTTTGTTGGTATTTTTGATGATGCAGATCGCGGTTTCGGGATTTTGCCAATCGTTATAAAGCTCGAGGCCATGGATAATGCACGCAACAGTAGGCAAGCATGCGGAGTTTGCAAGTACCAGATCGGCGGATTGATGTTCAAGGAGATTGCTTGCCATTTCTGGCTGTGTTCGAGCTGTTACAGTGAACACAAGGTACCATCTGCATTTAGGAAAGATGAGTACGTGTTTAAGGAGTATATGATTGATAA CTCTCGGTGA
- the LOC109725265 gene encoding uncharacterized TPR repeat-containing protein At2g32450-like isoform X2, translating to MVTPVRTFAGAPARREKVRRIFELFDADGDGALGRSELSALVAAVNPGVVFTADQLCSVLDAVFRSYAGAADADRLSLAGLLRSYDDGAGDVDRDFAALFPDLAPSPKPSPSPSPSPNGPLSPLASPIHEIAFDSTRAAVARLEALIKNRDGGFAKGLREIRANLDRSGAVEAASEGHVAIGRALFRARLLPDAVDCFRRAAELSPADPRAHFRLGTALSALDRPRDARRSLSAALETASADALRWQALLPQIRVNLGVVLEREGLLLAAAEHYRAAARLCPTHYRALKLLGSALCGAGEHLRAVAALEEALLLKPDFPDALCDLGAALHAAGERDRAAQCFDRALQLDAAHADAAFNLGGVFKDMGLYGPAVEAYGRALVSRPDHWAAELNRAAVLLGAGQPAAAKKALEEAYKRTKRVELYDAILYVKKHQRWLRLREGNGVDFAVVDPSAFKTADRRTTHARCLTDALCIRDIQKITRLGRIDANLLRREMGGRERVATKAELEGILRKLLHFLNVESFQEAMKVINEKILTILDATSSGKIDLSMFFAVVAPICTGPPENRKGVAFDFLSDNGGFNGRISKTDASIYLKYMRVIYFQNSQSFSDPVELGGQEEDRAKILFSEFVGIFDDADRGFGILPIVIKLEAMDNARNSRQACGVCKYQIGGLMFKEIACHFWLCSSCYSEHKVPSAFRKDEYVFKEYMIDNPR from the exons ATGGTCACCCCGGTGCGGACGTTCGCCGGAGCTCCTGCGAGACGGGAGAAGGTGCGGCGCATCTTCGAGCTCTTCGATGCCGACGGCGACGGCGCCCTAGGCCGGTCGGAGTTGTCGGCGCTCGTGGCTGCCGTCAACCCCGGCGTCGTCTTCACAGCCGACCAGCTCTGCTCAGTCCTCGACGCCGTCTTCCGCTCCTACGCCGGCGCCGCTGACGCCGACCGCCTCTCCCTCGCCGGCCTCCTCCGCTCCTACGacgacggcgccggcgacgtCGACCGCGACTTCGCCGCCCTCTTCCCCGACCTCGCCCCAAGCCCTAAGcctagccctagccctagccctagccccAATGGTCCTCTCAGCCCCCTTGCCTCCCCCATCCACGAGATCGCCTTCGACTCCACCCGCGCGGCGGTGGCGCGGCTGGAAGCCCTAATCAAGAACCGCGATGGGGGATTCGCGAAGGGGTTGAGGGAGATCAGGGCGAATCTCGACCGTTCGGGAGCGGTCGAGGCGGCGTCAGAGGGCCACGTGGCGATCGGCCGCGCCCTCTTCCGCGCGCGGCTTCTCCCCGACGCCGTCGACTGCTTCCGCCGCGCCGCGGAGCTCTCCCCCGCGGACCCGCGCGCGCACTTCCGCCTCGGCACCGCGCTCTCCGCGCTGGATCGGCCTCGCGACGCCCGGCGCAGCCTCTCCGCCGCGCTCGAGACGGCGTCGGCGGACGCGCTGCGCTGGCAAGCGCTCCTCCCCCAGATCCGCGTGAACCTCGGCGTCGTCCTCGAGCGCGAGGGCCTCCTCCTCGCCGCGGCCGAGCACTACCGCGCCGCCGCGCGCCTCTGCCCCACCCACTACCGCGCCCTCAAGCTTCTCGGCAGCGCCCTCTGCGGCGCGGGGGAGCACCTCCGCGCCGTGGCCGCGCTGGAGGAAGCGCTCCTCCTGAAGCCGGATTTCCCGGACGCACTCTGCGACCTGGGCGCCGCGCTCCACGCCGCGGGCGAGCGCGACCGCGCGGCGCAGTGCTTTGACAGGGCTCTTCAGCTCGACGCCGCCCATGCCGACGCGGCGTTCAACCTCGGCGGCGTGTTTAAGGACATGGGCCTGTACGGACCCGCTGTGGAGGCGTACGGACGCGCCCTCGTGTCTCGGCCGGACCACTGGGCGGCCGAGCTGAACCGGGCCGCCGTGCTCCTCGGCGCTGGCCAGCCGGCCGCAGCCAAGAAGGCTCTGGAGGAGGCCTACAAGCGAACAAAGCGGGTCGAGCTCTACGATGCGATCTTATACGTGAAGAAGCACCAGAGGTGGCTTAGGCTTAGAGAAGGTAACGGTGTCGATTTTGCGGTCGTTGATCCTTCTGCGTTCAAAACAGCAGATAGGAGAACAACGCATGCGAGGTGTTTGACGGATGCTCTCTGTATAAGGGACATCCAGAAGATTACCCGGTTAGGCCGAATCGATGCTAATTTGCTTCGGAGGGAGATGGGAGGGCGGGAGAGAGTGGCTACGAAGGCCGAATTGGAGGGGATTCTAAGGAAGCTTCTCCATTTCCTCAACGTCGAATCATTTCAGGAGGCGATGAAGGTGATCAACGAGAAGATTTTGACCATTCTAGATGCTACAAGTTCAGGAAAGATTGACCTTAGTATGTTCTTTGCAGTCGTCGCCCCTATATGCACGGGCCCGCCAGAAAATCGCAAAGGTGTTGCCTTCGATTTCCTCTCTGATAATGGAGGATTCAACGGCCGAATATCTAAAACTGATGCTTCCATATATTTGAAGTACATGAGGGTGATATACTTCCAAAATTCACAGTCATTCAGTGATCCGGTTGAACTTGGTGGGCAAGAAGAAGATCGCGCGAAAATATTGTTCTCAGAGTTTGTTGGTATTTTTGATGATGCAGATCGCGGTTTCGGGATTTTGCCAATCGTTATAAAGCTCGAGGCCATGGATAATGCACGCAACAGTAGGCAAGCATGCGGAGTTTGCAAGTACCAGATCGGCGGATTGATGTTCAAGGAGATTGCTTGCCATTTCTGGCTGTGTTCGAGCTGTTACAGTGAACACAAGGTACCATCTGCATTTAGGAAAGATGAGTACGTGTTTAAGGAGTATATGATTGATAA CCCTCGGTGA
- the LOC109724624 gene encoding subtilisin-like protease SBT3.14, translated as MMSKYPSIPLLLVSLLLLLLLLSLFSFSTSTMAATAAEPADPEAATPQIVYVARPDGDADPEDFHISTLASVLGSKEAAKDAMIYHYTLSASGFAARLTPKQVEELKKQPGVLHVIPSRTYHLLGSSKGHGV; from the exons ATGATGAGCAAATACCCCTCCATTCCCCTCCTcctcgtctccctcctcctcctcctcctcctcctctcccttttCTCCTTCTCGACCTCAACAATGGCGGCGACGGCCGCGGAGCCCGCGGATCCCGAGGCGGCCACCCCACAGATCGTCTACGTCGCCCGCCCCGACGGCGACGCCGACCCTGAGGACTTCCACATCAGCACCCTCGCCTCCGTCCTCGGAAG TAAGGAGGCAGCAAAGGACGCCATGATCTACCACTACACGCTTTCAGCTAGCGGGTTTGCAGCGAGGCTCACTCCAAAGCAGGTTGAAGAATTGAAAA AGCAACCGGGTGTTCTTCATGTTATCCCTAGCAGGACTTACCATCTGCTTGGTTCGAGCAAAGGACACGGCGTGTAA